The following are encoded together in the Bactrocera neohumeralis isolate Rockhampton chromosome 6, APGP_CSIRO_Bneo_wtdbg2-racon-allhic-juicebox.fasta_v2, whole genome shotgun sequence genome:
- the LOC126761860 gene encoding ice-structuring glycoprotein, with protein sequence MNRFICTFAAIVAVANGYSVSGGSRGYGSGGSGGGGASSSIAGNAYQLLPAVSVQTIAATGGSSAGYGGSSGGYGAAAGGYGGSSGGYGSSAGGYGSSAGGYGGSSGGYGAASAPSVDINSLLAAVGGDISAQQAAQLALSLPSAGGPLIDTSIVSGSSSRGSYASGGNLAYVIAPSGGSYSAPAPAAASYAAPAPAPAAYAAPAPAPAAYAAPAPAPVAYAAPAPAPAVYAAPSPAPAAYAAPAPAPAAYAAPAPAAVVYSAPAPAPAAYQAPAPAPAAYGAAAPASARASAPAAARRPSAAAAVSYISGGSSNAASAPAAAAALCYCGGKKPNTTTAKMQRFICALFSVLALAHALPYGGSSSSSSSGGYGGSSSGGYGAPAAAPAPSYTSGDVIVSQEPAVLYNIPAPSAWNISPARAAGPVLTPVDARTISGSGTASSLIGISSRPSAIAAAASANVPLNAGSYKLLIVPSYEVPNIVGPEPAVPKSPAGVGAGGSGGQGYGGQGYSAPASQVLLVPIVEEAKELPAKANQPHTMHSNMKQFMCLSLALFASVAVAHPYGQSASSYGAAPASSAGYGAAPAPSAGYGAAPAPSAGYGGGASGGASTVQQVSLAGLANLVNIEAIERYLNAPAPAARGSGSASYSQAKYVVSASAPTAGPVISSSYSAAPAPAAAASSGGYGASAGPALYVNEAPSISYSAPAASYSAPTPVASYAAPAPVASYAAPAPVASYAAPAPAASYAAPAPAASYSAPAQIAGYAATAPASSGYGASSSGSASAAPRYTVLPATVTQINAGKTSYKTYQTPIQYSTVTLPVAASGPVANLYVPENAGSSGSSGSSYGGSSGYGSSGSSISSYGGSSY encoded by the exons ATGAATAGATTCATT TGCACCTTCGCCGCAATTGTCGCCGTTGCCAATGGCTACTCAGTAAGCGGTGGCAGCCGCGGTTATGGCTCTGGTGGTTCTGGTGGTGGTGGCGCCTCCTCCTCGATCGCTGGAAATGCCTATCAATTGCTGCCAGCCGTTTCGGTGCAAACGATTGCTGCGACTGGAGGTAGCTCGGCCGGTTATGGTGGCTCGTCGGGCGGTTATGGCGCTGCCGCTGGTGGTTATGGTGGCTCCTCGGGCGGTTATGGCAGTTCGGCGGGTGGTTATGGCAGTTCGGCGGGTGGTTATGGTGGTTCGTCTGGTGGTTATGGCGCCGCGAGTGCACCATCTGTTGATATCAATAGTTTGCTGGCTGCAGTTGGTGGTGATATTAGTGCACAACAAGCGGCTCAACTCGCCTTATCCTTGCCTTCCGCCGGCGGTCCACTTATTGATACCTCAATTGTTTCTGGTAGCAGTAGTCGAGGTTCCTATGCCAGCGGCGGCAATTTAGCTTATGTTATTGCGCCTAGCGGCGGTTCTTACTCTGCTCCAGCTCCAGCTGCGGCTTCATACGCTGCACCAGCTCCAGCACCGGCTGCATACGCAGCACCAGCTCCAGCACCGGCTGCATACGCTGCACCAGCTCCAGCTCCAGTCGCTTATGCAGCACCTGCTCCAGCTCCAGCCGTCTATGCAGCACCTTCTCCTGCCCCAGCCGCCTATGCAGCACCTGCTCCTGCTCCAGCCGCCTATGCAGCACCTGCTCCTGCTGCTGTTGTGTATTCAGCTCCTGCACCTGCACCGGCCGCTTACCAAGCTCCAGCACCAGCTCCAGCTGCCTACGGTGCTGCTGCTCCTGCTTCAGCTCGCGCATCAGCACCTGCCGCAGCTCGTCGTCCATCAGCTGCCGCTGCCGTGAGCTACATCTCGGGCGGCAGCAGCAATGCTGCCTCCGCACCCGCTGCAGCAGCTGC TCTATGTTATTGCGGCGGTAAAAAACCAAACACAACAACTGCCAAAATGCAACGTTTCATC TGTGCTTTATTCTCGGTGCTGGCACTCGCGCATGCCCTTCCTTATGGCGGCTCgagcagcagcagtagcagtGGCGGTTATGGCGGCAGCAGCAGTGGCGGTTACGGCGCGCCAGCTGCAGCACCCGCTCCATCTTATACCAGCGGCGATGTAATTGTGTCACAGGAACCCGCAGTCTTGTATAACATTCCTGCACCATCGGCTTGGAATATATCGCCAGCTAGAGCAGCAGGTCCAGTGCTAACACCAGTTGATGCTAGGACTATCTCAGGATCTGGTACGGCATCATCGTTGATTGGCATCTCATCGCGTCCAAGTGCCATCGCTGCTGCGGCTTCTGCTAATGTGCCTTTGAATGCTGGTTCCTACAAGCTATTGATTGTACCCTCCTATGAAGTGCCCAATATTGTGGGACCTGAACCTGCTGTGCCCAAGTCGCCCGCTGGTGTTGGTGCTGGTGGCAGTGGCGGCCAGGGTTATGGCGGTCAAGGCTATAGCGCTCCGGCTAGTCAAGTG TTATTAGTACCAATTGTGGAAGAAGCCAAAGAACTTCCAGCAAAAGCGAACCAACCACACACAATGCACAGCAATATGAAACAGTTCATG TGTCTTTCTTTGGCGCTTTTCGCCTCCGTTGCAGTGGCTCATCCGTATGGACAATCGGCGTCATCGTATGGTGCTGCGCCAGCATCCAGTGCAGGTTATGGTGCTGCGCCAGCGCCAAGTGCAGGTTATGGTGCTGCACCAGCGCCAAGTGCTGGTTATGGTGGTGGCGCCAGTGGCGGCGCTAGTACAGTGCAGCAAGTCAGCTTGGCCGGTCTCGCCAATTTGGTGAATATCGAAGCGATTGAGAGATATTTGAATGCGCCAGCCCCAGCTGCCCGTGGTAGCGGTTCCGCTTCGTATTCTCAAGCTAAATATGTTGTATCCGCCTCAGCACCTACTGCCGGTCCCGTAATTTCTTCGAGCTACAGTGCTGCACCAGCTCCTGCAGCGGCTGCATCTTCGGGCGGTTATGGTGCCTCAGCTGGACCCGCTCTTTACGTGAATGAAGCACCATCTATCAGTTACTCCGCTCCCGCTGCCAGTTATTCCGCACCCACTCCAGTCGCCAGTTATGCTGCTCCCGCTCCAGTCGCCAGTTACGCTGCTCCCGCTCCAGTCGCTAGTTATGCTGCTCCTGCTCCAGCCGCTAGTTATGCTGCTCCCGCTCCAGCCGCTAGTTATTCCGCCCCTGCTCAAATAGCCGGTTATGCCGCTACAGCTCCAGCTTCATCTGGCTATGGTGCTTCATCTTCTGGCAGTGCTTCTGCCGCTCCCCGTTATACCGTCCTCCCAGCTACTGTTACCCAGATCAATGCTGGCAAGACCAGCTACAAAACCTATCAAACTCCCATCCAATACAGCACCGTAACCCTTCCAGTTGCTGCCTCTGGCCCCGTCGCCAATTTGTATGTACCTGAAAACGCCGGTTCGTCTGGTAGTTCTGGTAGCTCCTATGGTGGTTCATCTGGTTATGGCAGCTCTGGTAGCTCTATCAGCTCCTATGGTGGTTCAAGCTATTAA
- the LOC126761048 gene encoding uncharacterized protein LOC126761048, with protein sequence MQRFICALFSVLALAHALPYGGSSSSSSSGGYGGSSSGGYGAPAAAPAPSYTSGDVIVSQEPAVLYNIPAPSAWNISPARAAGPVLTPVDARTISGSGTASSLIGISSRPSAIAAAASANVPLNAGSYKLLIVPSYEVPNIVGPEPAVPKSPAGVGAGGSGGQGYGGQGYSAPASQVVSY encoded by the exons ATGCAACGTTTCATC TGTGCTTTATTCTCGGTGCTGGCACTCGCGCATGCCCTTCCTTATGGCGGCTCgagcagcagcagtagcagtGGCGGTTATGGCGGCAGCAGCAGTGGCGGTTACGGCGCGCCAGCTGCAGCACCCGCTCCATCTTATACCAGCGGCGATGTAATTGTGTCACAGGAACCCGCAGTCTTGTATAACATTCCTGCACCATCGGCTTGGAATATATCGCCAGCTAGAGCAGCAGGTCCAGTGCTAACACCAGTTGATGCTAGGACTATCTCAGGATCTGGTACGGCATCATCGTTGATTGGCATCTCATCGCGTCCAAGTGCCATCGCTGCTGCGGCTTCTGCTAATGTGCCTTTGAATGCTGGTTCCTACAAGCTATTGATTGTACCCTCCTATGAAGTGCCCAATATTGTGGGACCTGAACCTGCTGTGCCCAAGTCGCCCGCTGGTGTTGGTGCTGGTGGCAGTGGCGGCCAGGGTTATGGCGGTCAAGGCTATAGCGCTCCGGCTAGTCAAGTGGTCAGTTATTAA